The Camelina sativa cultivar DH55 chromosome 16, Cs, whole genome shotgun sequence sequence TCATAGTTTTTATGTCCGGCTGTAACCGTATGCCCTGGTTTCTTACAATCTCCTTCATCCAACCATCTTGGACTTTGTTGCAAACTCATGACACCACCACTCTCTAAAAGCAAAGGACTTCTTGCCCATTCATGCTCTCCGCATCCGCTTGTATCTGACTCGCTCGTATACGGACTCGCCTCAACATGATCAGACAAGCTAGTATCCTCCAACTCCGATATACAAATCCTCGGGAAATTAGTATTCATTGACAAAGCTTCAACTGAAGAGAGCTTATGATGTTGCACAATCTCATCATCTTTCCTCTTGCTCTTTCTCCCCCACACGCTATTACTAGTCTTCTCCTCACCCCAACTCAACACCCCTTTCCCAACCGGGGCTCCATTTTCCCATAGCCCATCATAACGGTTTCCATTAGCCCAGGTCATGGCTCCTTTCCCAGAGATAACACCATTCTTCCACTCTCCTACATACTCATTCCCATCGCTCCACACGTAACGTCCGTTGCCATCTTGTAGATTGGCCTTCCAGTTTCCTTGGTAAACGTCGCCGTTTGCATANNNNNNNNNNNNNNNNNNNNNNNNNNNNNNNNNNNNNNNNNNNNNNNNNNNNNNNNNNNNNNNNNNNNNNNNNNNNNNNNNNNNNNNNNNNNNNNNNNNNNNNNNNNNNNNNNNNNNNNNNNNNNNNNNNNNNNNNNNNNNNNNNNNNNNNNNNNNNNNNNNNNNNNNNNNNNNNNNNNNNNNNNNNNNNNNNNNNNNNNNNNNNNNNNNNNNNNNNNNNNNNNNNNNNNNNNNNNNNNNNNNNNNNNNNNNNNNNNNNNNNNNNNNNNNNNNNNNNNNNNNNNNNNNNNNNNNNNNNNNNNNNNNNNNNNNNNNNNNNNNNNNNNNNNNNNNNNNNNNNNNNNNNNNNNNNNNNNNNNNNNNNNNNNNNNNNNNNNNNNNNNNNNNNNNNNNNNNNNNNNNNNNNNNNNNNNNNNNNNNNNNNNNNNNNNNNNNNNNNNNNNNNNNNNNNNNNNNNNNNNNNNNNNNNNNNNNNNNNNNNNNNNNNNNNNNNNNNNNNNNNNNNNNNNNNNNNNNNNNNNNNNNNNNNNNNNNNNNNNNNNNNNNNNNNNNNNNNNNNNNNNNNNNNNNNNNNNNNNNNNNNNNNNNNNNNNNNNNNNNNNNNNNNNNNNNNNNNNNNNNNNNNNNNNNNNNNNNNNNNNNNNNNNNNNNNNNNNNNNNNNNNNNNNNNNNNNNNNNNNNNNNNNNNNNNNNNNNNNNNNNNNNNNNNNNNNNNNNNNNNNNNNNNNNNNNNNNNNNNNNNNNNNNNNNNNNNNNNNNNNNNNNNNNNNNNNNNNNNNNNNNNNNNNNNNNNNNNNNNNNNNNNNNNNNNNNNNNNNNNNNNNNNNNNNNNNNNNNNNNNNNNNNNNNNNNNNNNNNNNNNNNNNNNNNNNNNNNNNNNNNNNNNNNNNNNNNNNNNNNNNNNNNNNNNNNNNNNNNNNNNNNNNNNNNNNNNNNNNNNNNNNNNNNNNNNNNNNNNNNNNNNNNNNNNNNNNNNNNNNNNNNNNNNNNNNNNNNNNNNNNNNNNNNNNNNNNNNNNNNNNNNNNNNNNNNNNNNNNNNATTTGCCCCCTGAGGATTGCCCTTTGTTCAGATTCTCTTCAGTGAAGAGGAACACAGTCTCTTGCATTTTGCTGTCTGCTTACTCTACTCCATGCCCACCAAAGTCAGATATATCTCGTTGACTTTTTTATTGGCTTGTTTGTCTCCTCCAATAACAACATTTAGTCTTCAAACATTTCTTCTGTtctgtaattgtttttttatacaaaagCAACTTTGATCAACGACCATGGAAATGATAAAATCTTAATGGATTTATATTACAATCAAGATCTTAtataccaaaagaagaaaaaaaaaaagctcttaaGAGTTTAATGTCATTACtgtaatttgattattattcttCAAATTGGTatctgaaatgaaaaaaaacttactcTTATATACATCATTTTTAGATTGGATTCGTTGACTGACAAAAGGAATGATCAAACAGACTATTCAAGAACCTATATCAAGTGGTAATATACAACACATCAAAATTCtcagaaaataaacaaatgtaCCTGATTAGTTAGAAGAGAAATTGATGAATCGTCAACCGACATGACAAAGTAGTCCAGGAAATAAGATAGTGTGATGGATTTTTTGATGATCCGAATCCGTATACTTGaaaccagagaaaaaaaaagattgaaggAAAGATTTATCAGAAAGTCAGGAATGGTTATGAAACTCTCTCTTCCAAAAGGATATCAAATCATCGGTTCAACGATGAAAATGTAGCCGTTTTCGTTTTTTTCGATTATTTATGCAGCCGGCAACAAGACTACGTGCTAGCCTCTATCATcatcttttttataaatcattaagTATGTTTCTGATTAGAATTATTAGGCTTTCAGAAGATCTAGTATATGGTTCGATATCATATAAGAATATGCGGTGCTCTTAGGTGGAGCTAATAGACAAGTATCGAAAGATATAAACAATGTTTGGGAACGTGCTTCAATGATACAATCATGTGCCCACAAGTCAGAAATCGATACTGACTCTCCTCTCCTCTGGGTCACACAACTCATACAAGTCAAATTTACATTTTACTATTCCAAAGTTTAATGCCCCTTTCATAATTTCCAAATTACTATTAACTATCTCGATCTGAATTAACATGATCTTAACATGTGATTCCTCCTCACTGGATGTTTAATTGATGAGTACACTCAAGAGTGAAACATATGGGTTCGACTCTTAAAACAATACAAACACTATCATGTCTTAACATCTAGTAAGACAAGGGGATTTGGTGACCAGAGAATTGGCTTAGTGTAGTACCTCCAATTTGGGTTACAAGAAGATTGGCTTAATGGTGCCTCCGACGGTCTTTCGACGAGTGTGACGAATCGCGATAGTCACGGTCCCGAGGAGAGTGATGTCTTGATTTATCCGAATGCCCACCTGAATACTTCAATCTATCTCTTGACCGATGATGACTTCTATCTTTGACTTTGTCTCTATCCCTATCACTCTCCTTTTCAGAATCTCTGCCTCTGTGAGACCTACCCCTGTCCCTCTCTCTACCTCGTTCCTTCTCTctatcactctctctctctctttctctttctctttctctttctctttctccaacTTTACTTTTTTCCTCCTTTGAGTCTCCTACAATTGGCTGACTGTGCGACTCAGTATCGCTCTTTTTGGAATCTGTAGCCTTTTCGTGAGGCGTAGTAACCATTCCATCCTTTGTGTCGTTATTAGCTGATCCTGGAGTACACTTTGTATCAACAACCTCGCCTACTGCCGGCACCGGCAACACATCCTGTAACATAGTGGACAAGTACTTTAATCCTAGCTCTGATTACAGAAATAAAACGCAATCAGATTAATTTCAGAATAGGgacaaaatatcacaaaatctAGATAGCAATCCAACTCACCTTTGTAGCTGACTGAGCTTGAGGATTCCCAGATCTACTGGAAAATGTAAATGGCTTCCCGTCCTTGCAAACAGAAAGATACTGAGCCTTTGGAAGGCTGTATAGATGAGCAAGAACTCTACACACTTCGTCAATACTCGATTTATCTGCATCAAATGCTTTCCACCAGGGTGGATTCTCTGGGAGAGGTACTTGAAACCTACGGGCAGCAGCATACACAACCCCACATGCCACAACCTCACTTCTGAACCTCACACAGAGGGTTGTACGCAGACTGCAATTATAGACATATAATGAGAGATTCAATCagataaaatcataaaagaatGGTCAGATATTGAGAAAGCATGacaaacatatttaaatcaAAACAGCACACTGAATATGTCAGGACTCAACTAATATACCCAGCTTCAGCTTAAATGTCAGCTATAAACCTAAAAACAGACAGTATGATGTACATCTAACTATCAAGtaattacataaaataatatccacagtaaattttgaaaacaaggGTTTTACCTATCATTTGCCAAATTCCAAGCTTCTTGCCTCAATTCTGGAGGTGTTTCAAGTGTGGCAAGGTAGTTTGATATGAACTTGTGAGGATGTTCAACATGACAAACAAAACCCATCTCTTTCAGTATGTGCCTCTCAGTTCTGCTTAATTCAACTTTCAACTCAGAGAACTTCTGCAAAAAAGTCAataagatgaaagaaaaatattagaaaagatATAAATGGTGGGAGCACCTCAACTTCTACACACATGGACATGAAAAACACTCAATATGACAAAATCAAGTAATGGTGCAGCAAGGACACTAACCTTGGAATAAATGTCCAGATGATCTAGTGGAAAGTTCTCCCTGCGGCACTCCATCCTGTGGAATACAATGATTACCTGTCTTGCTTTCTCAGGGTTTTCTTCCAGTTTTGATGCAAGCCAGACACAGCTCGCAGCAACTATCTGTACAAGGTAAACTACAGATCATTACGGTTGTAGACAGGCAGTATACACTACTAGAGAATTGCCATACTGAAACTACATCAACCAACATTTCTAATTCTAAGGCCTCAAAACACATAACTACTACAAGAAAGAGACAGAATAAGTACCTTAACGTCAAATTTGGCCAAAGATTTCTTGCAGTAGAACCGGTGGAAAAGAACCTGGCCAGTAGCCATAACCGCCTGGGGGCTAAAGACAACCCATACAGGTTAAGAAAGTCACAGCTACATGACATTTTAAGTTTTGCAAAATAAGCAAAATAATAAGACCAAGGAAAGGATACAGTTTGAGCAATATTCCACCCTCCTGGATGAGATCACATCCATAGATTCTAAGAGAGATTTCAGTTGTTTCATCTATCCCATCTTTCCTGGAAGGTGACGCCTTAAGCTGCTCATCGGTTACGTAGAAATTGTCTATTGCAGTGTAAATCATCAGTTCACTAAATGCCGGGGGTCACTGTTTccatcaaaagaagaaaaattagatTAAGACACATACTAAAAAGCTTTACTGCAGAAAATCACAAGACAAAAGATAAGCttattgaaacaaacaaacaaatctttaaGTAACAAACATATAAACCCCTTAATGAAACATCCCTTAGATGATACTaagatggaaaaagaaaaaaaaaacacatagcGGGCAAGAACAGTTACAGGTTCTATATCAATTGTAAGCAATACATGATGCAATTATTCTGATGCAGAGGTCAGAGAGACATTAATTCAGAATCACAGACTGATTACTATAACCGAGAGAGGCTAGACTAGATTGTATCTGTTTGCTACATTAGTTCTGAGATTATGGCCCTAGTTTCCAACTAGGTTAATCTGAGATCAAGCAATTCGAGGTAACCAAACCTAACTGAGATTAAGCCAAGGAAGAAATAGCGATTAGAAACCAACACAGGTTGGGTTAAAACGGAATTACCAGGAAAACGGAGAGGCACTGCGGTGCGACGGAACCACGGCGAGGCAAATCGGGAATCCAAGTAGAAGAAGCgaaggaaggaggaggagggcaactaaagaaaactaaaaataatctttgcccttcagaaaaaaaaaaaaaaaaagaaagaaagggaaaaataaattaaattaaaaactaattggGCCTCCTTTAACTTGGGCCCAATTCCACGCTGGAACCATTTTTTAGCTGCTCTCGAAATGAAGGGCTCTGTTTTTTCCTTGGTTtcacttattattttttttctttggtttcacTTGGGATGTTTCTTCATCCTCATACATATCTTTgttcaatttattaattttaacatgtaaatttaaacttttagaaaatgaaaatttaacatggtaAAGTATATTTATATGGTTTTCGTAAATGGATGTATTTGTTATGTAGAAAAACAAGAGTAAACTAAACACTATAAAACCCCATTTGATTATTATGTTATGCAGAACAGTGATATATTGATATCACTGATATTTGGGgaaactatgtatatatatatatatatatatccagtaACAAGAAAGTGTTGGGACAaacttgaaatatattttttgttcgcTAAGTAACGAAATGGTTTTGTTAAAGAACTTTTTCATGCATATACTGAATAAAATAATGTTATGATTGTCTTGATCCGGTAGAAATCGTCTTCATCCCGTGAACAAATTCTGACAATAGTAGACACAAAATCGCAACTTCTAGTGTACCACTTTAGTTATATACTACGGATTATTCGATTCCAAATCCGAGTCGAACAAACGAAATGACGTACACCGACACGAATGTTTTCTTATGTTTCTACGAGTTCAATGAATCTACTTTTGGGGCGATTTATGTGATTCAGAAGGTTAATTTCTAGTTAATCTAATGAACCTGGCGGATGATCCGAGCTACATGCCTACATATCCCAACTTGTGAATATCATTATTAAAACTCCGATACTGCAAAAGTGACAAAAATGACTCACATATCAACTGAGCGACCTACAAAATGTTAAAGATCGCTTATGGTTTATGGTTTATCGTAGTTATCTTAAAGTAAAATAGTAACCGATACCATAATAGAGATCAGATTATATCTGTCACGACTATAAATCTTATTAAAATAGTAACACGATATGAGAACTAACAATatctaaacccaaattaaaCGGCAAAACATGCACATCGTTTTCTCTAGATACTTCAATCAATTGTTAGAAGACTTTCGATGGAATCTTTCAGTCGGTTCAAAATTATTCCAAATTATAGATATTTGatttgtcgtttttttttttttggtgcaaagATATTTGATTTGTCGTTTTATGGAACAAAACATGAAGTAAACCCATTCCTCTctacattttaaaaaaccacAGGACTCGCTTCACCATTTGCTTCaaactttttcttctccaatggctctctcctctctcaacTTCACTTTTTCATTCTTCCTCCTCTTAACTTCCTCCGTTTTTTCGAGTTCTCTAAACCCTGATCAAACCTCTGTAGCAAGTTTTTGCAAGAACACACCATATCCAAATGCATGTTTGGACTCCTTAAAACTCTCCATCTCCATCAACATAAGCCCCAACattctctctttccttcttgAAACCCTCAAAACAGCTCTTTCTGAGGCGGGAAAACTCACCGATCTCCTTTCTGTCCCCGGAATTTCCAACAACCTAGTCGAGGGTCAACGTGGCTCTCTTCAAGATTGTAAAGATCTTCACCATATCACTTCAACCTTCTTGAAACGATCAATCTCCAAGATCCAAGACGGTGCTAACGATTCACGGAAGCTAGCTGACGCTAGAGCATACCTAAGCGCCGCTCTCACCAACAAGGACACTTGCTTGGAAGGTCTTGAATCAGCCTCAGGTCCGCTAAAGCCAAAGCTCGTGACCTCTTTCACGACCACTTACAAACACGTAAGCAACTCCCTCTCTGCTCttccaaaacagagaagagcCAAGGATCCAAAAACTGGCGTCAAGACTAAGAACCGCCGTTTACTTGGGTTATTTCCTGACTGGGTCTCTAAGACAGATCGTCGGTTTTTAGAAGATTCTAGTGACGGGTACGATGAGTACGACCCGAGTGAGATCCTCGTGGTTGCTACCGATGGAACAGGGAACTTTTCGACCATTAACGAGGCCATAAGCTTTGCTCCGAATATGAGTAACGACAGAGTGCTGATATATGTAAGGGAAGGCGTGTATGAAGAGAACATTGAGATCCCAAACTACAAGACTAATATTGTTCTGATTGGAGATGGATCTGATGTTACTTTTATTACTGGCAACCGAAGTGTCGGAGATGGATGGACCACTTTCCGATCTGCTACTCTAGGTATATCATCTTTGactcttttaaaaaatcttgtttctATCAAACAAGACTTAATTGGTATATAATTAAGACTTATTGTTTGGAGCATATAGTGTAGACTTAGGACGTTTtgttttttgcctttttttttgtcaactaggaccatataatttacttttcaataattatgtatttttcctatgaaaataaaaaataaattttaaatcttacaatcatggttttaaaaaaaggtGAACAACttgatataacaaaacaaaaagaagaagttgtaaACTTTTTAAGTGTTTCGGAATTTTATTCCagtgtttatttttcttttccctaAAGTGTTTCAGATGTGATTAATTAGTTAAGAGATAAGtaattttgtatagtttttttttatataacatcaGTAACGTATATGATTCTTGGAGCCATTTCATTggaatttaaaaattaaaagccTGTTGAAAATCGACAAGTTGAGTTGTGTTGGTACTAAATCAAGATTGTAAttgtttctcaaacttgttTGGTCACAGCGGTTTCGGGCGAAGGATTCTTGGCGAGGGATATGATGATAACAAACACAGCAGGACCCGAGAAGCACCAAGCGGTTGCATTACGAGTGAATGCGGAT is a genomic window containing:
- the LOC109124635 gene encoding cyclin-L1-1-like, producing MIYTAIDNFYVTDEQLKASPSRKDGIDETTEISLRIYGCDLIQEGGILLKLPQAVMATGQVLFHRFYCKKSLAKFDVKIVAASCVWLASKLEENPEKARQVIIVFHRMECRRENFPLDHLDIYSKKFSELKVELSRTERHILKEMGFVCHVEHPHKFISNYLATLETPPELRQEAWNLANDSLRTTLCVRFRSEVVACGVVYAAARRFQVPLPENPPWWKAFDADKSSIDEVCRVLAHLYSLPKAQYLSVCKDGKPFTFSSRSGNPQAQSATKDVLPVPAVGEVVDTKCTPGSANNDTKDGMVTTPHEKATDSKKSDTESHSQPIVGDSKEEKSKVGERERERERERERESDREKERGRERDRGRSHRGRDSEKESDRDRDKVKDRSHHRSRDRLKYSGGHSDKSRHHSPRDRDYRDSSHSSKDRRRHH
- the LOC104752271 gene encoding probable pectinesterase/pectinesterase inhibitor 12; protein product: MALSSLNFTFSFFLLLTSSVFSSSLNPDQTSVASFCKNTPYPNACLDSLKLSISINISPNILSFLLETLKTALSEAGKLTDLLSVPGISNNLVEGQRGSLQDCKDLHHITSTFLKRSISKIQDGANDSRKLADARAYLSAALTNKDTCLEGLESASGPLKPKLVTSFTTTYKHVSNSLSALPKQRRAKDPKTGVKTKNRRLLGLFPDWVSKTDRRFLEDSSDGYDEYDPSEILVVATDGTGNFSTINEAISFAPNMSNDRVLIYVREGVYEENIEIPNYKTNIVLIGDGSDVTFITGNRSVGDGWTTFRSATLAVSGEGFLARDMMITNTAGPEKHQAVALRVNADFVALYRCVIDGYQDTLYTHSFRQFYRECDIYGTIDYIFGNAAVVFQGCNIVSKLPMPGQFTVVTAQSRDSPDEDTGISMQNCSILATDDLFNSSNKVKSYLGRPWREYSRTVLMESYIDEFIDGSGWSKWNGGDEVDTLYYGEYNNNGPGSETGKRVNWPGFHIMVYEDAFNFTATEFITGDGWLGSTSFPYDNGI